A single region of the Arthrobacter sp. V1I7 genome encodes:
- a CDS encoding F0F1 ATP synthase subunit B, producing the protein MNQTIISAATEGTNPLVPNVWEMGVVLAGFAVLMYIVVKFIVPMFEKTFAERAEAIEGGIAKAEKAQAEASAALEEYKQQLTDARAEANRIREEARAEGAQILADLKEKAAAESARITAQAHTAIQAERQAAVVSLRAEVGSLATTLASRVVEESLSDDERARRVVDRFLADLENQNAGAAK; encoded by the coding sequence ATGAATCAGACGATCATCTCAGCCGCCACTGAGGGCACCAACCCTCTGGTTCCCAATGTCTGGGAAATGGGCGTCGTCCTCGCCGGCTTTGCTGTCCTCATGTACATCGTGGTCAAGTTCATTGTCCCGATGTTCGAGAAGACCTTCGCAGAGCGTGCCGAGGCCATCGAAGGCGGCATTGCCAAGGCTGAAAAGGCCCAGGCAGAGGCTTCCGCCGCACTCGAAGAGTACAAGCAGCAGCTCACTGATGCCCGTGCCGAGGCCAACCGCATCCGCGAGGAAGCACGTGCCGAAGGCGCCCAGATCCTCGCGGACCTGAAGGAGAAGGCAGCTGCAGAGTCTGCCCGCATCACTGCCCAGGCCCACACGGCGATCCAGGCCGAGCGCCAGGCTGCCGTTGTGTCGCTCCGCGCGGAGGTCGGTTCGCTGGCCACCACCTTGGCAAGCCGCGTCGTCGAGGAGTCACTCAGCGATGACGAGCGTGCCCGCCGTGTGGTTGACCGCTTCCTGGCAGATCTGGAGAACCAGAACGCAGGTGCAGCTAAGTAA
- a CDS encoding F0F1 ATP synthase subunit delta — protein sequence MAGVSSESLAAALASLEAKLPNASLQLAKELFGILGTVDSSAGLRRALTDPSRSGDEKSALVKRLFGGNVSADAAEIASGLAGSRWASARDIGDALETLAATVVIAVAENKSAVSASGITGLEALENDLFAFSQAVESNHEVQRALSEPQASPAAKIALAEKLVPGASEEAKVLTAQAVTQPRGLKVTRLVRRFAELAAKRQQRWIAVVSVTRPLTEAQTSRLQAALNGLYGRDLKINMNVDPALIGGIRIQVGDEVVDASVAARLAQLHRQLVG from the coding sequence ATGGCAGGTGTATCGAGCGAATCGCTGGCCGCAGCCTTGGCGTCCCTGGAAGCCAAGCTTCCGAACGCCTCGCTGCAGTTGGCTAAGGAACTCTTCGGAATCCTGGGAACGGTGGACAGCTCGGCTGGCCTGCGCCGCGCCCTGACTGATCCGTCCCGTAGCGGTGACGAAAAGTCGGCGCTGGTCAAGCGGCTCTTCGGCGGAAACGTCTCCGCCGATGCTGCGGAAATCGCGAGCGGGCTGGCCGGCTCACGCTGGGCATCCGCACGGGATATCGGCGATGCACTCGAGACTCTTGCCGCTACGGTGGTCATCGCCGTAGCTGAAAACAAGTCTGCCGTCTCTGCCTCGGGAATCACCGGCCTGGAAGCACTGGAGAACGATTTGTTCGCCTTCAGCCAGGCCGTGGAGTCCAACCACGAGGTGCAGCGTGCTCTGTCCGAGCCGCAAGCGAGCCCGGCAGCCAAGATTGCCCTCGCCGAAAAGCTCGTTCCCGGTGCAAGCGAGGAAGCGAAAGTCCTCACGGCACAGGCCGTTACTCAGCCCCGTGGCCTCAAGGTAACCAGGCTCGTGCGTCGTTTCGCCGAGCTTGCAGCCAAGCGGCAGCAGCGCTGGATTGCCGTTGTCAGCGTCACCCGTCCGCTGACGGAGGCACAGACCAGTCGTCTGCAGGCGGCGCTGAACGGCCTCTACGGGCGCGATCTTAAGATCAACATGAACGTTGACCCGGCACTGATCGGTGGCATCCGGATCCAGGTAGGTGACGAAGTGGTTGACGCTTCGGTTGCCGCCCGCCTGGCCCAGCTGCACCGTCAGCTTGTCGGCTAG
- the atpE gene encoding ATP synthase F0 subunit C produces the protein MEGNLNLVGYGLSAIGGGIGVGLVFAAYINGVARQPEAQRVLQPIAFLGLALTEALAILGLVFAFVL, from the coding sequence ATGGAAGGCAATCTCAACCTCGTAGGTTACGGTCTGTCCGCAATCGGCGGTGGTATCGGTGTTGGTCTCGTGTTCGCCGCTTACATCAACGGCGTCGCACGTCAGCCGGAAGCACAGCGTGTGCTTCAGCCGATCGCATTCCTCGGCCTCGCGCTGACTGAAGCCCTCGCCATCCTCGGCCTGGTCTTCGCTTTCGTTCTCTAG